Proteins encoded within one genomic window of Geotalea daltonii FRC-32:
- a CDS encoding AIM24 family protein produces the protein MLFTCNHCGFSREFPDSYAGKSGKCPQCKEAVTLPPLAAASTDPAPAVQAAPAPVAAATQTQGRYSLAEFVKKSAQKDRKEGVFELESPQMLEINLNGMVWTKMGSMVAYNGSIKFTREGVLNGGLGNLLKKSVSGEGAKLTKAEGKGALYLADSGKKISIIHLQGESLVVNGNDLLAFESSISSDVTMVKSLAGAMAGGLFNVTLSGNGLIAITTHHDPLTLQVAPNKPVFTDPNATVAWSGSLKPEFKTDTSLKTFIGRGSGESLQMKFQGVGFVVVQPFEEVTMQHA, from the coding sequence ATGCTGTTCACCTGCAACCACTGCGGTTTTTCCCGGGAATTCCCCGATTCTTATGCCGGCAAGTCTGGCAAATGCCCCCAATGCAAAGAGGCCGTCACTTTGCCGCCGCTTGCCGCCGCTTCAACCGATCCCGCACCAGCCGTCCAGGCAGCACCTGCGCCGGTAGCCGCCGCGACCCAGACCCAGGGGCGCTACTCATTGGCGGAATTCGTCAAGAAGTCGGCCCAGAAAGACCGCAAGGAGGGGGTCTTCGAACTGGAGAGCCCGCAGATGCTGGAGATTAACCTGAATGGCATGGTCTGGACGAAGATGGGTTCCATGGTGGCCTACAACGGTTCCATCAAGTTCACCCGCGAAGGGGTTCTGAACGGCGGCCTCGGCAACCTGTTGAAGAAATCGGTGAGCGGAGAGGGTGCCAAACTCACTAAGGCGGAGGGGAAGGGGGCGCTCTACCTTGCCGACAGCGGCAAGAAGATCTCCATCATCCATCTGCAGGGGGAATCCCTTGTGGTCAACGGCAACGACCTGCTCGCCTTTGAAAGCAGCATCAGTTCCGATGTTACCATGGTCAAATCCCTGGCAGGGGCCATGGCCGGGGGCCTTTTCAACGTTACCCTGAGCGGCAACGGTTTGATCGCCATTACTACCCATCACGACCCTCTCACCTTACAGGTCGCCCCCAACAAACCTGTCTTTACCGATCCCAACGCCACCGTGGCCTGGTCCGGCAGCCTCAAACCGGAGTTTAAGACCGACACATCGCTGAAGACCTTCATCGGTCGGGGAAGCGGCGAGTCTTTGCAGATGAAGTTTCAGGGGGTGGGCTTTGTCGTGGTGCAGCCTTTCGAGGAAGTGACCATGCAGCATGCATAG
- the pssA gene encoding CDP-diacylglycerol--serine O-phosphatidyltransferase, with protein sequence MNLDKNKPFSMIRDFHLADWFTLANAACGMSALFAMMTYLQTASVRHIYFACGSVLAAVVFDVLDGRIARWRQKSSAMGRDLDSLADIVSFGVAPAVIAYGCGMQGLHDRVVLTIFVACGVSRLARFNVTAEALSEGGDKVKYFEGTPIPTSLLLVIMMWMAASQGALHESLWFGEVMLAGFTLHPIVLFFALSGSLMVSRIRFPKL encoded by the coding sequence ATGAATCTTGACAAAAATAAGCCATTCTCGATGATCCGGGATTTCCATCTTGCCGATTGGTTTACACTCGCAAACGCTGCCTGTGGCATGTCGGCTTTGTTTGCCATGATGACATACCTGCAAACGGCGAGTGTCAGGCATATCTACTTTGCTTGCGGATCGGTCCTTGCCGCTGTCGTCTTCGATGTTTTGGATGGACGAATTGCCCGCTGGCGGCAGAAGAGCTCGGCTATGGGCCGAGATCTCGATTCTCTCGCCGACATTGTCTCTTTTGGCGTAGCCCCAGCTGTGATTGCATACGGTTGTGGCATGCAGGGGCTGCATGATCGTGTTGTCCTGACCATATTCGTCGCCTGCGGAGTATCTCGTTTAGCCCGCTTCAATGTCACGGCCGAAGCGCTGTCTGAAGGCGGGGACAAGGTGAAGTATTTTGAAGGAACTCCCATTCCAACGTCGCTGTTGCTGGTCATTATGATGTGGATGGCTGCTTCGCAGGGCGCTTTGCACGAATCCCTCTGGTTCGGAGAGGTCATGCTTGCCGGATTCACACTTCACCCGATTGTCCTGTTTTTCGCGCTTTCCGGCTCACTCATGGTGAGCCGGATACGGTTCCCAAAGCTCTGA
- a CDS encoding type 1 glutamine amidotransferase domain-containing protein codes for MIESTRLDGHRIALLAADGFEKVELEVPLKALRLAGATVDVVSLRPGRIRGVNMHEPAGKVQVTMTVQEADPKNYEGIFIPGGFINPDLLRQSAEAREFVHSFDVSGKPIATICHGAWVLASAGMLRGRTITSWPGIRDDVVNAGAIWLDQAVVRDGNLITSRGPQDLMDFVPAIIDAFSGAAPYAERAPAHAASAPQRNEPPKAMLTAMKWMPTPTVRTALGIGAIAIGAVAMSRRKAQPRHAGM; via the coding sequence ATGATCGAAAGCACCAGGCTTGATGGCCATCGCATCGCATTACTTGCCGCAGATGGCTTTGAAAAGGTGGAACTGGAGGTCCCCCTGAAAGCGCTCCGGCTTGCAGGGGCAACGGTAGATGTAGTTTCGCTCAGGCCAGGTCGTATCAGAGGTGTGAACATGCATGAGCCTGCCGGAAAGGTTCAGGTAACCATGACTGTGCAAGAGGCCGATCCCAAGAACTATGAGGGTATATTCATCCCCGGCGGCTTCATCAATCCTGACCTGCTTCGCCAGTCTGCGGAAGCAAGAGAGTTCGTCCATTCATTCGATGTATCCGGCAAGCCCATTGCCACCATTTGTCATGGGGCATGGGTACTGGCATCGGCAGGTATGCTGCGGGGTCGGACCATAACTTCGTGGCCAGGTATTCGCGATGACGTGGTAAATGCAGGAGCGATCTGGCTCGATCAAGCCGTGGTCCGCGACGGTAACCTTATTACCAGCAGAGGCCCGCAAGACTTGATGGATTTTGTTCCGGCGATTATAGATGCATTCTCCGGTGCCGCCCCCTATGCAGAGCGGGCGCCTGCTCATGCAGCTTCGGCGCCCCAGCGGAATGAGCCGCCCAAGGCCATGCTCACAGCCATGAAGTGGATGCCGACTCCGACAGTTCGTACTGCTCTGGGTATCGGAGCCATCGCCATTGGCGCAGTAGCCATGAGTCGCAGAAAAGCGCAGCCCAGGCATGCAGGGATGTGA
- a CDS encoding Lnb N-terminal periplasmic domain-containing protein, with the protein MDSILVRAGQLKLDEERTWEVLLHYTKTYGGGYKSRIDDGKFFLAPNGRTDKKAELEATVKSFFKTAKDGEHTACRFPARYEWLKEKLWIDPAQLPAFTCSEKDKIFKEVGAKSAVLVFPVGHINSPASMFGHTLLRIDGSSQSNLVSYAANYAAITTDSNGLVYAWKGLFGLYQGFYSINPYYLKVKEYNDLEHRDMWEYRLKLSEDEVRRMLNHIWELQNIHSPYYFFDENCSYNLLFLIESARPELHLTDRAGIFVLPTNTINIAMEKGLLESARYRPSQGTRIRKILSLLDRADQQLAFNMAMGTKTPEVLRGVDRADVIKIKVLDLAAEFVQFRLSREEIDKTAYSGLYLKILAERSRLGAAPDDLYKLREPSTPETGHRTTRVSVGGGIRKGEPYGEVRLQPEFHALLDPDQGYLRGAQIKFLDTALKYNFSTDKLQLRYLHVIDIFSIAPRDVFFKPKSWKVNAGLEREAMASGEDHLIGRLNTGGGYAYDSPFNGIMYLFGEVDINGGGGIRAGVTVGPGISIGDVEQLTDWWKLHLSARGFIYKVGDDRHSLKFSLGQNFRLSRNNSINIECSQEFVNSHSIPEASIFWNHYF; encoded by the coding sequence ATGGATAGCATATTGGTGCGGGCTGGCCAGCTCAAGCTTGACGAGGAACGAACGTGGGAGGTGCTGCTCCACTATACCAAAACCTATGGGGGAGGGTATAAAAGCAGGATCGATGATGGGAAGTTTTTCCTGGCCCCGAACGGCAGGACCGACAAAAAGGCCGAACTTGAAGCTACCGTGAAAAGCTTTTTCAAAACTGCCAAGGACGGAGAGCATACCGCTTGCCGTTTTCCGGCACGTTACGAGTGGCTCAAAGAAAAACTGTGGATTGATCCGGCACAGCTGCCGGCGTTTACCTGTTCTGAAAAGGATAAGATCTTCAAGGAAGTGGGTGCAAAATCGGCGGTGCTGGTCTTTCCCGTGGGCCATATCAACAGCCCGGCATCCATGTTCGGCCATACCCTGTTGCGCATTGACGGCAGCAGTCAAAGCAACCTTGTATCATATGCTGCGAATTATGCTGCCATTACCACCGACAGCAATGGCCTGGTCTATGCCTGGAAAGGGCTGTTCGGCCTGTACCAGGGCTTTTACTCCATAAATCCATATTACCTGAAGGTGAAGGAGTACAACGACCTTGAACACCGTGACATGTGGGAATACCGACTGAAATTATCCGAAGATGAGGTCAGGCGGATGCTGAACCACATCTGGGAGCTGCAGAATATCCATTCACCCTATTATTTCTTTGACGAGAACTGTTCTTACAATCTGCTTTTCCTCATCGAGTCGGCCCGCCCGGAACTGCACCTGACAGACAGGGCAGGTATTTTTGTCCTGCCAACCAATACCATCAATATTGCCATGGAAAAGGGACTCCTGGAGAGTGCCCGTTATCGGCCCTCCCAAGGCACGAGGATCAGAAAGATTCTCTCCCTCCTGGACCGGGCGGACCAGCAGTTGGCATTCAATATGGCCATGGGAACAAAAACCCCGGAGGTTCTGAGGGGAGTTGATCGAGCGGACGTGATAAAGATCAAGGTACTGGATCTGGCCGCCGAGTTCGTTCAGTTCAGGCTGTCGAGGGAAGAAATAGACAAGACTGCTTATTCCGGGCTGTACCTGAAGATTCTGGCGGAGAGAAGTCGCCTGGGAGCGGCTCCCGACGATTTGTACAAGCTGCGTGAGCCATCGACGCCAGAAACAGGTCATCGAACTACCAGGGTATCAGTGGGGGGAGGGATACGAAAGGGTGAGCCATACGGCGAGGTCAGGCTTCAACCGGAGTTTCACGCTCTGCTCGATCCTGACCAGGGATACCTCAGGGGGGCGCAGATCAAGTTTCTGGACACTGCTTTAAAATACAATTTTTCCACGGATAAGCTGCAGCTCAGGTACCTTCACGTCATCGACATCTTCTCCATCGCTCCCAGAGACGTCTTTTTCAAGCCAAAGTCCTGGAAGGTCAATGCCGGACTGGAAAGGGAAGCCATGGCAAGCGGAGAGGACCACCTCATTGGCCGGCTCAATACCGGCGGTGGCTACGCCTATGATTCACCATTCAACGGCATCATGTACTTGTTTGGTGAAGTAGATATCAACGGGGGTGGTGGAATCAGAGCCGGAGTTACAGTTGGTCCCGGAATCAGCATTGGCGATGTGGAACAGCTGACCGACTGGTGGAAACTTCATCTTTCAGCCAGAGGTTTCATCTATAAAGTCGGAGATGATCGCCATAGCCTCAAGTTTTCCCTCGGGCAAAACTTCCGCCTGAGCAGGAACAACAGTATCAACATCGAATGCTCCCAGGAATTCGTCAACAGTCATTCCATACCAGAAGCCTCAATATTCTGGAATCATTACTTTTGA
- a CDS encoding DUF3015 family protein, which yields MKKVLLLLALTIALTGSAFAGQAAQNTGCGLGTLLWQNKADNSILFQAFQATTNGSFGNQTFGISSGTLDCQQPSKFVQNEKLMHFVQSNMDNLAKDMAMGKGETLDTFAEMLGVAPWQQASFNTKVQANFGKIFTSEKVVLAEVIDNTITVMNN from the coding sequence ATGAAAAAGGTTCTGTTGTTATTGGCTTTAACCATTGCCCTGACAGGCAGTGCATTCGCAGGCCAGGCTGCCCAGAACACCGGTTGCGGCCTGGGGACCTTGCTCTGGCAAAACAAGGCCGATAACTCCATCCTGTTCCAGGCATTCCAGGCTACCACGAACGGATCGTTCGGCAATCAGACCTTCGGCATTTCCTCCGGCACCTTGGACTGTCAGCAACCCTCCAAATTCGTCCAGAACGAGAAGCTCATGCACTTTGTCCAGTCCAATATGGACAATCTGGCTAAAGATATGGCCATGGGGAAAGGTGAGACCCTGGACACCTTTGCCGAAATGCTCGGTGTCGCTCCGTGGCAGCAGGCTTCCTTTAACACAAAGGTCCAGGCCAACTTCGGCAAGATATTCACTTCTGAAAAAGTTGTCCTGGCAGAGGTGATCGACAATACCATCACCGTCATGAACAACTGA
- a CDS encoding alpha/beta hydrolase family protein: protein MELAGLKRAFRKAVVAAALLITGCGSNASPQQATSAAVNIDPAALIATITASLQQSTARELAGWEWSRFVSSFGSLLTGKKFNLQLQKVTYSSTGANGSTQTLTGLLILPVGSDGTKPAVPILMYQHGTETFRQFSPSQFLAHQDRPADYPEVMVAASIAANGYAVAMADYEGMGDNTSLQPYLVGTPLATQVIDMLKASRDIIASINSTCAWNNQLFLLGYSEGGYVTMTTARELQLRHAGEFTITASAPLSGPYDVSGVMRGVMLSDNPFKAPFFLPFVLTAYNYAYGGRTELFSPAVSMKPPFSTTLPPLFAGTTESDRINEAMGMSYNPVQLIVPKSILTQQFMDHLGNVSSPVVTILVENDAYRGWAPTSPMRLIHHPNDELVPFANSQVAFNAFSTAGAKSVVSLMPEAAVVDVSGNPVQTVHFGAAFPELSDGWKFLDGFKK, encoded by the coding sequence ATGGAACTTGCAGGATTAAAGCGCGCCTTCCGTAAAGCCGTCGTCGCAGCTGCTTTACTTATCACAGGTTGCGGTTCCAATGCCTCACCCCAACAAGCCACTTCAGCAGCTGTAAACATAGACCCTGCCGCACTTATTGCCACCATCACCGCCAGCCTCCAGCAGTCCACTGCAAGAGAGCTTGCCGGCTGGGAATGGAGCAGGTTCGTCAGCAGTTTCGGCTCCCTGTTGACCGGCAAGAAGTTCAATCTGCAGTTGCAAAAGGTTACCTATTCATCGACTGGCGCCAACGGATCAACCCAGACCCTGACCGGTCTGCTCATCCTGCCGGTGGGGAGCGATGGGACCAAGCCGGCAGTGCCTATTCTCATGTACCAGCACGGAACCGAGACCTTTCGTCAATTTTCCCCATCCCAGTTCCTGGCCCATCAGGATCGGCCGGCAGATTATCCTGAAGTCATGGTGGCTGCGTCCATCGCGGCCAACGGGTATGCTGTTGCCATGGCCGATTATGAGGGTATGGGGGACAATACAAGCCTTCAGCCTTACCTGGTGGGAACGCCACTGGCCACGCAAGTGATCGATATGCTGAAGGCGAGCCGGGACATTATTGCTTCCATAAATTCCACCTGCGCCTGGAATAATCAACTGTTCCTGCTTGGCTATTCCGAAGGTGGTTATGTAACCATGACCACGGCCAGGGAGCTGCAGCTGCGCCATGCCGGGGAGTTTACCATCACTGCCTCCGCTCCGCTCTCAGGCCCCTATGATGTTTCCGGTGTCATGCGCGGCGTCATGTTGTCGGATAACCCATTCAAGGCTCCTTTTTTCCTCCCGTTTGTTCTGACCGCCTATAACTATGCATATGGAGGAAGGACAGAGCTGTTCAGCCCGGCTGTGTCGATGAAGCCGCCGTTCAGTACCACCTTGCCACCGCTGTTTGCGGGCACGACCGAATCGGACAGGATTAACGAGGCAATGGGGATGAGCTACAACCCGGTGCAGCTTATCGTGCCGAAAAGTATTCTGACGCAGCAGTTCATGGATCACCTGGGTAACGTCAGCAGCCCGGTGGTAACAATTCTTGTCGAAAACGATGCATACCGCGGGTGGGCTCCCACATCGCCCATGCGCCTTATCCACCATCCTAACGATGAGTTGGTGCCTTTTGCCAATTCCCAAGTGGCTTTCAATGCTTTCAGTACTGCCGGTGCTAAAAGTGTTGTATCGCTGATGCCGGAAGCAGCTGTTGTGGATGTATCCGGCAATCCTGTACAGACAGTGCATTTTGGCGCTGCCTTCCCGGAATTGAGCGATGGCTGGAAATTCCTCGATGGTTTCAAGAAGTGA
- a CDS encoding DUF167 domain-containing protein, with protein MKKQFCVWDGDTLVLNILGTPNAKRDAIGKVKGHQLCVSVTAVPRAGRATDHMVRFLAEEFGVSVSDIQVVSGRMNVNKQLRIKAPKRLPSVIGQQELC; from the coding sequence ATGAAGAAACAGTTTTGTGTCTGGGATGGCGATACGCTGGTGCTTAATATTCTTGGCACTCCCAATGCCAAGCGGGATGCCATCGGCAAGGTGAAGGGGCATCAGCTTTGTGTCAGTGTGACGGCGGTTCCCCGTGCCGGGCGGGCGACCGACCATATGGTGCGGTTTCTGGCCGAAGAGTTTGGCGTCTCCGTCAGCGATATTCAGGTTGTGTCCGGGCGGATGAATGTCAACAAACAGCTGCGGATCAAGGCGCCCAAACGGCTGCCATCAGTCATCGGGCAGCAGGAGTTATGCTAG
- a CDS encoding DEAD/DEAH box helicase: MSFDSLGLRVELLTAIASQGYTMPTPIQTQAIPVIFEGCDLLAGAQTGTGKTAAFALPIVQMLGENIPPEKRRRPRALVLVPTRELAAQVSEQMNNYARRLSLRSTMIYGGVNIQAQIERLHRGVDIVVATPGRLLDHAERGTVNLSRIKFLVLDEADRMLDLGFIDAIQKVAEYLPVKRQTLLFSATYSQSIKQLADELLNKPRRIEVARSNIAADAVTQAIYQVEKSRKREMLSFLISRGKWNQVLVFARTRYGADKLTEELLYDGIKAAAIHSNKSQSIRNRTLAEFRRGEFRVLVATDVAARGLDIEQLPHVVNYDLPQVPEDYVHRIGRTGRAGKEGIALSLVSHEEQPLLKAIEKLLKYAIPLQTLAEFPQYAVKRSGANKIKSDKGPSKARKREAIPAKQAKSPAKESKSPSKASSLSRKKAAIERPAPKLGRRRSRER, encoded by the coding sequence ATGTCCTTTGATTCTCTCGGCCTGCGCGTCGAACTGTTGACTGCCATTGCCAGCCAGGGGTACACCATGCCGACCCCCATCCAAACACAAGCGATCCCGGTTATCTTTGAGGGATGCGACCTGCTTGCCGGCGCCCAGACCGGCACCGGCAAAACAGCTGCCTTTGCCTTGCCGATCGTACAAATGCTGGGCGAAAACATTCCCCCGGAAAAGCGTCGTCGGCCACGCGCCCTGGTTCTGGTTCCAACCCGCGAGTTGGCTGCCCAGGTCAGCGAACAGATGAACAACTACGCCCGGCGCCTGTCGCTTCGCTCCACCATGATCTATGGCGGAGTAAATATTCAGGCCCAGATCGAGAGGCTGCACCGAGGAGTCGATATTGTCGTCGCCACGCCCGGGCGACTGCTGGATCATGCGGAGCGGGGGACGGTAAACCTTTCCCGGATCAAGTTCCTGGTCCTTGACGAGGCCGACCGGATGCTCGATCTTGGATTCATCGACGCCATCCAGAAAGTGGCAGAGTATCTGCCGGTGAAACGCCAGACGCTGCTCTTTTCGGCCACCTATTCCCAAAGCATCAAGCAGCTTGCCGACGAACTGCTCAACAAGCCGCGGCGCATAGAGGTAGCGCGCAGCAATATCGCTGCCGACGCTGTGACCCAGGCGATCTATCAGGTTGAAAAGAGCCGCAAGCGGGAGATGCTTTCGTTTCTCATCAGCAGGGGGAAATGGAACCAGGTACTGGTCTTTGCCCGCACCCGCTACGGCGCAGATAAACTGACCGAAGAATTGCTCTATGATGGAATAAAGGCTGCCGCCATCCACAGCAACAAGAGCCAGTCCATTCGGAACCGCACCCTGGCCGAATTCAGGCGTGGCGAATTTCGCGTGTTGGTAGCAACCGACGTGGCAGCCCGCGGGCTCGACATCGAGCAGCTGCCCCATGTGGTAAACTACGACCTTCCCCAGGTTCCGGAAGACTATGTGCATCGCATCGGCCGTACCGGCCGGGCCGGAAAAGAAGGGATAGCCCTTTCGCTGGTGAGCCATGAAGAACAACCGCTGCTGAAGGCAATTGAGAAGCTCCTCAAGTATGCCATTCCGCTCCAAACGCTGGCGGAATTTCCCCAGTATGCAGTCAAACGGAGTGGCGCCAACAAAATCAAGTCGGACAAGGGACCATCAAAGGCCAGGAAGAGAGAGGCAATACCGGCGAAGCAGGCGAAATCTCCGGCAAAGGAGTCGAAGTCTCCATCGAAAGCCTCTTCTCTCAGCCGGAAAAAGGCCGCCATAGAGCGCCCCGCTCCCAAGCTCGGTCGGCGGCGAAGCAGGGAGCGGTAG
- a CDS encoding carbon starvation CstA family protein — translation MSVIYLLVSALCVLALAYRYYSAFIAAKVLMLDDRNVTPAVSCNDGKDYVPTNKWVVFGHHFAAIAGAGPLIGPTLAAQYGWGPGFFWILLGSVFAGCVHDMVILFASIRHQGQSLSVIAKRDVSRLTGITTAFVTLFIIIVALAGLAVAVANALYNNPWGVFTIGMTIPIAMVVGVYMFKVRPGAILSGTVFGVIAVLAAVYFGAPLAQSSIAPWFTFSKESLSIILPVYGFCAAALPVWLLLAPRDYLSTYMKIAVIGGLALGLLLVNPTVQMPFVTRFISGSGPIIPGPVWPYVFITIACGAISGFHALIGSGTTPKMLEKETEVRMVSYGAMLTEAFIGLMALLAAVTLVPNDYFAINTSSAAFAKLNMPVKNLPELCSLVGLDVAHRPGGAISLAVSTAYIFSSIGEGLQHTMKYWFQFIIMFEALFILTTIDAGTRVARYILQDILGHLHAPFKQTNWIPGVILTSGAVSFAWGYILYTGDVSSIWPMFGVTNQTLAALALAIGTTIILRISAKKHYALITALPCAFITVTTFAAGFMNIKLYLAKGMMLNTVLSIVIIALVTVIIVDNVRVWLTLLKTAKPVGMNDEREKIYCPVVSPHAPDDLPLA, via the coding sequence ATGAGTGTCATTTATCTGCTGGTATCCGCTCTCTGCGTCCTAGCCCTGGCCTACCGTTACTATTCGGCCTTCATTGCCGCGAAGGTGTTGATGCTGGACGACCGCAATGTTACGCCCGCCGTTAGCTGCAATGACGGCAAGGACTATGTGCCGACCAACAAGTGGGTTGTTTTCGGCCACCATTTTGCGGCCATCGCGGGGGCCGGGCCGCTGATCGGGCCCACACTGGCAGCCCAGTATGGTTGGGGGCCCGGATTTTTCTGGATTCTGCTGGGATCTGTTTTTGCCGGCTGCGTCCACGACATGGTCATCCTCTTTGCCTCGATCCGCCATCAGGGGCAGTCCCTGTCGGTGATCGCGAAAAGGGATGTGAGCAGGCTGACCGGCATCACCACCGCCTTCGTCACCCTGTTTATCATTATCGTTGCCTTGGCCGGACTGGCCGTGGCCGTCGCCAACGCCCTTTACAACAACCCCTGGGGCGTATTCACCATCGGCATGACCATTCCCATAGCCATGGTGGTGGGGGTCTACATGTTCAAGGTCAGGCCCGGAGCGATCCTGTCGGGGACGGTCTTCGGCGTGATCGCCGTCCTTGCCGCCGTCTATTTCGGGGCGCCCCTTGCCCAATCCTCCATCGCCCCCTGGTTCACCTTCAGCAAGGAGAGCCTTTCCATCATCCTGCCGGTCTACGGTTTCTGCGCCGCGGCGCTGCCCGTATGGCTTTTGCTGGCACCGCGGGATTATCTCAGCACCTATATGAAGATCGCCGTTATCGGCGGGTTGGCACTGGGGCTTCTCCTCGTCAACCCCACCGTGCAGATGCCCTTTGTCACCCGGTTCATCAGCGGCAGCGGCCCGATCATCCCCGGCCCGGTCTGGCCTTATGTATTCATCACCATCGCCTGTGGCGCCATTTCCGGGTTCCATGCCCTGATCGGTTCCGGCACCACCCCGAAAATGCTGGAAAAGGAAACGGAGGTGCGCATGGTCTCCTACGGCGCCATGCTTACCGAAGCCTTCATCGGCCTGATGGCGCTCCTGGCTGCGGTGACACTGGTTCCCAATGATTACTTTGCCATCAACACTTCTTCGGCGGCCTTTGCCAAGCTCAACATGCCGGTGAAAAACCTCCCCGAGTTGTGCAGCCTGGTGGGGCTGGATGTTGCCCACCGTCCCGGCGGAGCCATCTCCCTGGCTGTAAGCACGGCGTACATCTTCTCCAGTATTGGTGAAGGTCTGCAGCACACCATGAAGTACTGGTTCCAGTTCATCATCATGTTCGAGGCGCTCTTCATCCTGACCACAATCGACGCGGGAACCCGGGTGGCGCGGTACATCCTGCAGGATATCCTGGGGCATCTCCATGCCCCGTTCAAACAGACCAACTGGATACCGGGTGTCATCCTGACGAGCGGTGCCGTCTCCTTTGCCTGGGGGTATATCCTCTACACCGGTGATGTATCCTCCATCTGGCCCATGTTCGGGGTAACGAACCAGACGCTGGCAGCGCTGGCGCTGGCTATCGGGACGACGATCATACTCCGTATTTCTGCCAAGAAGCATTATGCGCTTATCACGGCCCTGCCCTGTGCCTTCATCACGGTGACGACCTTTGCGGCAGGGTTCATGAACATCAAGCTCTACCTGGCCAAAGGGATGATGCTCAATACGGTTCTCAGCATCGTCATCATTGCCCTGGTGACAGTCATCATCGTGGACAATGTGCGCGTCTGGCTGACGCTCCTCAAGACGGCTAAGCCGGTCGGCATGAATGACGAGCGGGAGAAAATATACTGTCCGGTCGTTTCCCCTCACGCACCTGATGATCTGCCCCTTGCGTGA
- a CDS encoding C40 family peptidase, whose amino-acid sequence MSIRHRLLLLFSLFMVFSFLVVVSNSEAARIKEKKVAAASKKKAVAVKMKQPSRKISHNDSRQRPLHLEEQYLVSELEPQENAVLQKAFGLLGIRYRFGGSSYAGIDCSAFVRKVFASQSLSLPRTAREQYALGKDVAPGELQKGDLLFYRTYAGFPSHVGIYIGNELMIHASSEGGRVMISRVDTPYFLSRFLGARRIPSDGGGNLWEVAGTEELEKELVDV is encoded by the coding sequence ATGTCGATTCGTCATCGCTTGCTTCTGCTCTTCTCCCTGTTCATGGTTTTTTCGTTTCTGGTTGTAGTGTCCAACAGTGAAGCTGCCCGCATCAAGGAGAAAAAAGTAGCAGCCGCCAGCAAGAAAAAAGCTGTTGCTGTCAAAATGAAGCAGCCATCCAGAAAGATTTCACACAATGATTCCCGTCAGCGTCCCTTGCATTTGGAAGAACAATATCTCGTATCGGAATTGGAACCCCAGGAAAACGCAGTGCTGCAAAAGGCTTTCGGTCTCCTCGGGATCAGGTACCGTTTCGGAGGAAGCAGCTATGCCGGTATCGATTGCTCCGCTTTCGTGAGAAAGGTATTTGCATCTCAAAGTCTGTCGCTGCCGCGAACGGCGCGAGAGCAGTATGCACTTGGGAAAGATGTGGCACCCGGAGAGCTGCAGAAGGGTGACCTTCTCTTTTATCGTACATATGCAGGCTTCCCTTCCCATGTCGGGATCTATATCGGCAACGAACTGATGATTCACGCCTCTTCCGAAGGTGGGAGAGTGATGATTTCCAGAGTAGATACCCCCTATTTCCTCTCCCGCTTCCTTGGAGCTCGCCGCATTCCGTCAGATGGAGGAGGAAACCTTTGGGAGGTTGCGGGGACGGAGGAGTTGGAAAAGGAGCTGGTTGACGTTTGA
- a CDS encoding DUF1579 domain-containing protein translates to MAAEAKQGGMDMQTMMETYKKLATPGAPHRLLARMEGSWDARIKSWMEPDQPPVESVGICEQKMVLDGRFLQQEFRGKMMESPFNGIGFMGYDNNSKKFVSTWMDTMGTGIYLFEGDLGEDERSIIQTSSYNDPIQGPMNWRSVTRVVDNDTWAMQMFSTGTGGKEMKMMEGVYSRKK, encoded by the coding sequence ATGGCCGCAGAAGCGAAACAAGGCGGGATGGATATGCAGACAATGATGGAAACCTATAAGAAGCTGGCAACGCCGGGTGCCCCGCATCGACTCCTGGCCAGGATGGAAGGAAGCTGGGATGCCCGGATAAAATCATGGATGGAGCCGGATCAGCCCCCTGTGGAATCAGTGGGCATCTGCGAGCAGAAGATGGTTCTCGACGGGCGCTTTCTGCAGCAGGAGTTCAGGGGTAAGATGATGGAAAGCCCATTCAACGGCATCGGTTTCATGGGCTATGATAACAACAGCAAAAAATTCGTCTCCACCTGGATGGATACCATGGGCACCGGTATCTACCTCTTCGAAGGGGATTTGGGGGAAGATGAACGAAGCATTATCCAGACAAGCAGCTACAACGATCCTATACAAGGACCAATGAATTGGCGTTCGGTAACCAGGGTAGTCGATAACGACACCTGGGCGATGCAGATGTTCAGCACCGGCACCGGCGGCAAAGAAATGAAGATGATGGAAGGCGTATACTCACGGAAAAAGTGA